A stretch of Neisseria subflava DNA encodes these proteins:
- a CDS encoding tyrosine recombinase XerC — MAESNNFALHFERYLKTLLQQGKSEHTVSAYRRDLSELMRLLPDNLENGLPTRRDFVAVLKKLSQKGLSESSLARKLSVWRQYCSWLVQTEVMESDPTFNMKAPRLPERLPKALPQEPLNYILDHAPVDDELDVRDKAMFELMYGSGLRLSEIQGLNLDGIVLDEGWVSVKGKGGKQRQVPLVAKSIAALRDYLAVRIAKVGEQALFTNKNGGRLGQRQIQKRLQAWAVRVGSASHISPHMMRHSYATHLLQASGDIRAVQELLGHSNLSATQVYTKLDFDHLARVYDEAHPRAKRKK, encoded by the coding sequence ATGGCGGAATCAAACAATTTTGCGCTCCATTTTGAACGCTATCTGAAAACCTTGCTGCAACAAGGCAAGTCGGAACATACCGTTTCCGCTTATCGGCGCGATTTGAGTGAGTTGATGCGCCTGTTGCCCGATAATCTTGAAAACGGCCTGCCGACGCGCCGTGATTTTGTGGCGGTATTGAAAAAGCTGTCGCAAAAGGGCTTGAGCGAAAGCAGCTTGGCGCGGAAATTGTCGGTGTGGCGGCAGTATTGCAGTTGGCTGGTGCAGACAGAAGTCATGGAAAGCGACCCGACATTTAATATGAAAGCGCCGCGCCTGCCCGAACGCCTGCCCAAAGCGCTGCCGCAAGAACCTTTAAACTATATCCTTGACCATGCGCCTGTTGATGACGAGTTGGACGTGCGCGATAAGGCCATGTTTGAATTGATGTATGGCAGCGGTTTGCGCTTGAGCGAGATACAAGGTTTGAATCTGGACGGTATCGTTTTGGACGAAGGCTGGGTCAGTGTGAAGGGTAAAGGCGGCAAGCAGCGGCAAGTGCCTTTGGTGGCTAAAAGCATTGCGGCATTGCGTGATTATCTGGCAGTGCGTATTGCCAAAGTGGGCGAGCAGGCCTTGTTCACCAATAAGAACGGCGGCAGGCTGGGGCAACGTCAAATCCAAAAACGCCTGCAGGCGTGGGCGGTGCGCGTGGGCAGTGCCAGCCATATCTCGCCGCACATGATGCGCCACAGCTATGCAACCCATCTTTTGCAGGCATCGGGCGATATCCGCGCTGTGCAGGAATTGTTGGGACACAGCAATCTTTCCGCTACGCAAGTTTATACCAAGCTGGATTTCGACCATTTGGCGCGCGTTTATGATGAAGCGCACCCAAGGGCGAAACGGAAAAAATGA
- a CDS encoding extracellular solute-binding protein codes for MKKSVLAVLAALSLAACGGGEKKAEQPQAGSAPAANAEAAATDTLNIYNWSNYVDESTVEDFKKANNLKLTYDLYENNETLEAKMLTGKSGYDLVVPGIAFLPRQIEAGAYQKINKDLIPNYKNIDPELLKMLETADPGNQYAVPYFSGVNTLAITAKGKELLGGKLPENGWDLLFKPEYTNKLKSCGIALWDTPSEMFPILLNYLGKDPKGSNPEDLKAAAEVLKTIRPDVKRFSPSIIDELARGDICLAAGNGGDLNLAKARSEEVKNNVGIEVLTPKGMGFWIESWLIPADAKNVVNAHKYINYTLDPEVAAKNGIAVTFAPASKPAREKMPAELVNTRSIFPNEQDMKDGFVMPQMSADAKKLSVNLWQKIKVGSN; via the coding sequence ATGAAAAAATCTGTATTAGCCGTATTGGCCGCATTGTCTTTGGCCGCGTGCGGCGGTGGCGAGAAAAAAGCCGAGCAACCTCAAGCAGGCAGCGCGCCTGCTGCCAATGCCGAGGCAGCCGCTACCGATACTTTGAATATTTACAACTGGTCAAACTACGTTGACGAAAGTACAGTCGAAGACTTCAAAAAAGCCAATAATTTGAAGCTGACTTACGATTTGTATGAAAACAACGAAACGCTGGAAGCCAAAATGCTGACCGGTAAATCCGGCTATGACTTGGTTGTGCCCGGTATTGCCTTCCTGCCGCGCCAAATTGAGGCAGGTGCATACCAAAAAATTAATAAGGATCTGATTCCGAACTACAAAAATATCGACCCTGAATTACTGAAGATGTTGGAAACCGCCGACCCGGGCAATCAATACGCCGTTCCTTATTTCTCCGGTGTGAACACTTTGGCGATTACTGCGAAAGGTAAAGAGCTTTTGGGCGGCAAGCTGCCTGAAAACGGCTGGGATTTGCTGTTTAAACCTGAATACACCAATAAGCTGAAATCTTGCGGTATCGCTTTGTGGGATACTCCGAGCGAAATGTTCCCAATCTTGTTGAACTACTTGGGTAAAGATCCTAAAGGCTCGAATCCTGAAGATTTGAAAGCGGCGGCGGAAGTTTTGAAAACCATCCGTCCTGACGTGAAACGTTTCAGCCCTTCCATCATTGACGAATTGGCGCGCGGCGACATCTGCTTGGCGGCAGGTAACGGCGGCGACTTGAATTTGGCCAAAGCGCGTTCTGAAGAAGTGAAAAACAATGTCGGCATCGAAGTGTTGACTCCGAAAGGCATGGGCTTCTGGATTGAATCTTGGCTGATTCCGGCCGATGCGAAAAACGTCGTCAATGCCCACAAGTACATCAACTACACGCTGGATCCCGAAGTGGCTGCGAAAAACGGTATCGCCGTAACCTTCGCGCCGGCCAGCAAACCTGCACGCGAAAAAATGCCTGCCGAGCTGGTGAACACACGTTCTATTTTCCCGAACGAGCAAGATATGAAAGACGGTTTCGTCATGCCTCAAATGAGCGCAGATGCGAAAAAACTGTCTGTCAACTTGTGGCAAAAAATCAAAGTCGGTTCAAATTAA
- a CDS encoding ExbD/TolR family protein: MAFGSMNSGDDAPMSDINVTPLVDVMLVLLIVFMITMPVLTHSIPLELPTASEKAAKEDKQQPKDPLRLSIDASGAYVVGGDSDTKVDLATVTAKLKEAKAKNEDVIVAIAADKTVEYDYVNQALQAAREAGISKIGFVTETKAQ; the protein is encoded by the coding sequence ATGGCTTTCGGATCAATGAATTCCGGCGATGATGCGCCGATGTCGGATATCAACGTTACACCTTTGGTGGACGTGATGCTGGTGTTGCTGATTGTATTTATGATTACCATGCCGGTGCTGACCCACTCGATTCCTTTGGAGTTGCCGACTGCTTCGGAAAAAGCAGCAAAAGAGGATAAGCAGCAGCCTAAAGATCCTTTGCGTTTGAGCATTGATGCCAGTGGTGCTTATGTCGTTGGCGGCGATTCGGATACCAAAGTGGATTTGGCAACGGTAACCGCCAAGCTGAAAGAGGCTAAAGCGAAAAACGAAGATGTGATTGTGGCAATTGCGGCGGATAAAACGGTTGAATACGATTACGTCAACCAAGCCCTGCAAGCGGCGCGCGAAGCCGGTATCAGCAAAATCGGTTTTGTAACGGAAACCAAAGCGCAATAA
- a CDS encoding acyl-CoA thioesterase, with the protein MDRISVAECDKPLFQTALTVQVGDVNYGGHLANDAVLRLCHEVRMRWLAKLGWSEMDAGGAGLIMADAAVQYLAQGHHGDELSVEMGASGVAGVGFSLLYRIRRISDGLVLAKVQTGMVCFDYGKQRVCRLPSALKTVLEAV; encoded by the coding sequence ATGGATAGGATTTCGGTGGCCGAGTGTGATAAGCCTTTGTTTCAGACGGCCTTGACGGTGCAGGTGGGAGATGTGAACTATGGCGGTCATCTGGCGAACGATGCGGTGTTGCGTTTGTGCCATGAAGTGAGGATGCGTTGGCTGGCGAAGCTGGGTTGGAGTGAAATGGACGCCGGAGGGGCAGGCCTGATTATGGCGGATGCGGCGGTGCAGTATTTGGCGCAAGGCCATCATGGCGATGAGCTGTCGGTGGAAATGGGAGCGTCGGGCGTGGCCGGTGTGGGCTTTTCTTTGCTGTACCGTATCCGCAGGATTTCAGACGGCCTTGTGCTGGCGAAAGTGCAGACAGGCATGGTGTGTTTCGATTATGGCAAACAGCGCGTCTGCCGTTTGCCTTCGGCATTGAAAACGGTATTGGAGGCCGTCTGA
- the fba gene encoding class II fructose-bisphosphate aldolase (catalyzes the reversible aldol condensation of dihydroxyacetonephosphate and glyceraldehyde 3-phosphate in the Calvin cycle, glycolysis, and/or gluconeogenesis), giving the protein MALVSMRQLLDHAAENSYGLPAFNVNNLEQMRAIMEAADQVNAPVIVQASAGARKYAGAPFLRHLILAAVEEFPHIPVVMHQDHGASPDVCQRSIQLGFSSVMMDGSLMEDGKTPSTYEYNVNATRTVVNFSHACGVSVEGEIGVLGNLETGEAGEEDGVGAVGKLSHDQMLTSVEDAVRFVKDTGVDALAIAVGTSHGAYKFTRPPTGDVLRIDRIKEIHQALPNTHIVMHGSSSVPQEWLKVINEHGGKIGETYGVPVEEIVEGIKHGVRKVNIDTDLRLASTGAIRRFMAENPSEFDPRKYLSKTVEAMKQICLDRYLAFGCEGQADKIKPISLEKMATKYAKGELNQIVK; this is encoded by the coding sequence ATGGCACTCGTATCCATGCGCCAATTATTGGACCATGCTGCCGAAAACAGCTACGGTCTGCCCGCATTCAACGTTAACAACCTCGAACAGATGCGCGCCATCATGGAGGCGGCCGACCAAGTCAACGCCCCCGTTATCGTTCAAGCATCCGCAGGCGCACGCAAATACGCAGGTGCCCCATTCCTACGCCATCTGATTTTGGCCGCAGTCGAAGAATTCCCGCACATCCCCGTTGTGATGCACCAAGACCACGGCGCATCTCCTGATGTGTGCCAACGCTCTATCCAACTGGGTTTCTCCTCCGTGATGATGGACGGCTCGCTGATGGAAGACGGCAAAACTCCGTCCACCTACGAATACAACGTCAACGCCACCCGTACCGTGGTTAACTTCTCCCACGCTTGCGGCGTGTCTGTTGAAGGTGAAATCGGCGTATTGGGCAACCTCGAAACCGGCGAAGCCGGCGAAGAAGACGGCGTAGGCGCAGTGGGCAAACTTTCCCACGACCAAATGCTGACCAGCGTCGAAGATGCCGTACGTTTCGTTAAAGATACCGGCGTTGACGCATTGGCTATTGCCGTCGGCACCAGCCACGGCGCATACAAATTCACCCGTCCGCCCACAGGCGATGTATTGCGTATCGACCGTATCAAAGAAATCCACCAAGCCCTGCCTAATACCCACATCGTGATGCACGGCTCCAGCTCCGTTCCGCAAGAATGGCTGAAAGTCATCAACGAACACGGCGGCAAAATCGGTGAAACCTACGGCGTACCGGTTGAAGAAATCGTCGAAGGCATCAAACACGGCGTGCGCAAAGTCAACATCGACACCGACTTGCGCCTCGCCTCTACCGGTGCCATCCGCCGCTTCATGGCAGAAAACCCATCCGAATTCGACCCGCGCAAATACTTGAGCAAAACCGTCGAAGCCATGAAACAAATCTGTCTTGACCGCTACCTCGCATTCGGTTGCGAAGGCCAAGCAGACAAAATCAAACCGATTTCTTTGGAAAAAATGGCAACCAAATACGCCAAAGGCGAATTGAACCAAATCGTTAAATAA
- a CDS encoding energy transducer TonB: MDKKRILTPAVVTSVALIHVGLVALLWHAHKPPPVEMANIEFVDLGDFGGGDGSPEGEGAPAAPEPTPEQPKPKPKPKPKPVEPPKPVIKPVVTKKEKADIVQQKEKPKPIEKPKPEPKPEPKPEPKPEPKPEPKPEPKAEPKPSPKASEYSGSKTGPNTAENGKGNGEGKALGGEGKGNGGGTKGTGSGRGEGSGSGSGGAKGEHGSGTGGGGGGSGTGVGSSKGNPAKGTCHIPRPPYPSLSTENGEEGLVVLKVLVGPGGKVDSISVNKSSGYNRLDNAARKAVKDGSCHASVWTEFKVPVKFTLE, translated from the coding sequence ATGGATAAAAAACGAATTTTAACTCCAGCCGTCGTGACTTCCGTTGCGTTGATTCACGTCGGCTTGGTTGCACTTTTATGGCACGCGCACAAACCGCCTCCTGTCGAAATGGCGAATATTGAATTTGTCGATTTGGGCGATTTCGGCGGTGGCGACGGCAGCCCTGAAGGCGAAGGTGCACCTGCCGCCCCCGAGCCTACCCCCGAACAACCAAAACCCAAGCCGAAGCCCAAACCTAAGCCTGTCGAGCCGCCTAAACCCGTTATCAAACCTGTGGTAACGAAAAAAGAAAAAGCGGATATCGTACAGCAAAAGGAAAAACCGAAACCTATCGAAAAACCTAAGCCCGAGCCTAAGCCGGAACCCAAACCTGAACCGAAGCCCGAGCCAAAACCTGAACCAAAACCAGAGCCGAAGGCGGAACCTAAACCATCTCCCAAAGCATCTGAATACTCAGGCAGCAAAACCGGACCGAATACTGCGGAAAACGGTAAAGGTAACGGTGAAGGCAAAGCCTTGGGTGGAGAAGGAAAAGGTAACGGCGGCGGTACGAAAGGTACAGGCAGCGGCCGTGGCGAAGGCAGCGGATCCGGCAGCGGCGGTGCGAAAGGCGAACATGGCTCCGGCACAGGTGGCGGAGGTGGTGGCAGTGGTACAGGTGTTGGCAGCAGTAAAGGCAATCCTGCAAAAGGAACCTGCCATATTCCAAGACCTCCGTATCCTTCACTATCCACTGAAAATGGTGAAGAGGGCTTGGTTGTTTTGAAAGTCTTGGTTGGTCCCGGCGGTAAAGTGGATTCAATCAGTGTGAATAAATCAAGTGGTTATAATCGTCTGGATAATGCAGCGCGTAAAGCCGTTAAAGATGGTAGCTGTCATGCAAGCGTTTGGACTGAATTTAAAGTACCTGTCAAATTCACGCTCGAATAA
- a CDS encoding glycosyltransferase family 2 protein gives MKLAVILPAYCAEAYLPECLDSVLNQTFRDFFVIAINDASTDKTGEILEAYTAKDSRLQVFHLPENKGEPFACQFAMDMLKDVEVEYVARMDADDICALDRFEKQIQFLDSHPEIDIVGSQATIFFNDQTGREPVLSDLPLLDKDIKAFLSFAAQNMFNPTTMWRHDSIKNLGINYTATETAPDFHMWVQCALHGKTFANLPEPLLSYRIHTAQESKKRDKINRSVQYTMELWFSHLFPELNPVEVTLLSRILHEKQLRLTTEELKTIFAAYDRISKDRSISLFGEDRNTLFGMIDQFFNFLKSRLKFT, from the coding sequence ATGAAACTCGCCGTTATTCTGCCGGCCTATTGTGCCGAAGCTTATTTGCCCGAATGCTTGGATTCGGTATTGAATCAAACATTCCGCGACTTTTTCGTCATCGCCATCAACGATGCTTCAACAGACAAAACCGGCGAAATCCTCGAGGCTTACACAGCCAAAGATTCACGTTTACAGGTTTTCCATCTTCCGGAAAATAAGGGCGAGCCGTTTGCCTGCCAATTTGCCATGGATATGCTCAAAGACGTAGAGGTCGAATATGTGGCACGAATGGACGCGGACGATATTTGCGCCTTGGATCGTTTTGAAAAACAGATTCAGTTTTTAGACAGCCATCCCGAAATCGATATTGTCGGCAGCCAAGCCACCATCTTTTTCAACGACCAAACCGGAAGAGAACCCGTTTTAAGCGACCTCCCCCTGCTCGACAAAGACATTAAAGCCTTTCTCTCCTTTGCCGCCCAAAACATGTTCAACCCCACAACCATGTGGCGGCACGACAGTATTAAAAACCTCGGGATAAACTACACCGCGACAGAAACTGCGCCCGATTTCCATATGTGGGTGCAATGCGCCCTACATGGAAAAACCTTTGCCAACCTGCCCGAGCCTTTATTGTCTTACAGGATACACACCGCTCAAGAAAGCAAAAAAAGAGACAAAATCAACAGATCCGTCCAATACACCATGGAATTATGGTTCAGCCACCTTTTCCCTGAATTAAACCCAGTAGAAGTCACTCTCTTAAGTCGAATCTTGCATGAAAAGCAACTGCGTTTAACCACCGAAGAACTGAAAACCATTTTTGCCGCTTATGACAGAATCAGCAAAGACCGCAGCATCTCTTTGTTTGGCGAAGACCGCAATACGTTGTTCGGTATGATAGACCAGTTCTTCAATTTCTTAAAAAGCCGGTTGAAATTCACTTAA
- a CDS encoding MotA/TolQ/ExbB proton channel family protein, which yields MDLSLVFKSGDVVLIGVFVLMLLMSVVTWSVIVIRCIKYRKAKKGNAQVKELMLNAFTLADAVQKAKAVEAPMSSVADESLRAYQNYRQTTSESLIDELPLNEYLVVHIRNSLTQTMRQFDYGMTALASIGATAPFIGLLGTVWGIYHALIGISESGQMSIAAVAGPIGEALVSTAVGLFVAIPAVLAYNFLNRGTKTIAQDMDAFAHDLHVRLLNQKD from the coding sequence ATGGATTTAAGTTTAGTTTTCAAATCAGGTGATGTGGTACTGATTGGTGTATTTGTCCTGATGTTGTTGATGAGTGTGGTAACTTGGAGCGTCATTGTGATCCGCTGCATCAAATACCGCAAAGCGAAAAAAGGCAATGCTCAGGTAAAAGAGTTGATGCTGAATGCGTTTACGCTGGCTGATGCCGTACAAAAAGCCAAAGCGGTAGAAGCACCGATGAGCAGTGTTGCCGATGAGTCTCTGCGCGCATACCAAAACTACCGTCAAACGACGAGCGAATCGCTGATTGACGAATTGCCTTTGAACGAATACTTGGTCGTTCACATCCGTAACAGTTTGACCCAAACCATGCGCCAGTTCGACTACGGTATGACCGCTTTGGCCTCTATTGGTGCAACAGCTCCGTTTATCGGCCTGTTGGGTACTGTTTGGGGTATTTACCATGCCCTGATCGGCATCAGCGAAAGCGGCCAAATGAGCATTGCTGCGGTCGCCGGTCCGATTGGCGAAGCTTTGGTATCGACTGCTGTTGGCCTGTTTGTGGCGATTCCGGCCGTATTGGCGTACAACTTCCTTAATCGCGGTACAAAAACCATCGCGCAAGATATGGACGCATTTGCACATGACCTGCATGTCCGCCTTCTGAACCAAAAGGATTAA
- a CDS encoding EamA family transporter: MSSNAWLFWALASAGFASLTAIFAKMGLQGIDSDFATFIRTLVILAALVLFLTYTGKWQGVNGFTGRNWTFLILSGLATGASWLAYFKALQLGNASQVAPVDKFSLVLVALMAVVFLDERPSTQEWVGLGLVTAGVLTLALKR; the protein is encoded by the coding sequence ATGAGCAGCAACGCATGGCTGTTTTGGGCATTGGCATCGGCAGGCTTCGCCTCATTGACTGCCATTTTTGCCAAAATGGGTTTGCAGGGCATAGATTCGGATTTCGCCACCTTTATCCGCACCTTGGTCATCCTCGCCGCTTTGGTACTGTTTTTAACCTACACCGGCAAATGGCAGGGCGTGAACGGCTTTACCGGCCGCAACTGGACATTCCTCATCCTATCCGGCCTCGCCACCGGCGCCTCTTGGCTCGCCTACTTCAAAGCCCTGCAACTGGGCAACGCCTCGCAAGTTGCACCCGTCGATAAATTCAGCCTGGTCTTAGTCGCTCTGATGGCTGTCGTTTTCTTAGACGAACGCCCAAGCACGCAGGAGTGGGTAGGTTTAGGCTTGGTAACCGCAGGCGTATTGACTTTGGCTTTGAAACGATAA
- a CDS encoding formate--tetrahydrofolate ligase yields MSFKTDAEIAQSSTMRPIGEIAAKLGLNVDNIEPYGHYKAKINPAEAFKLPQKQGRLILVTAINPTPAGEGKTTVTIGLADALRHIGKDSVIALREPSLGPVFGVKGGAAGGGYAQVLPMEDINLHFTGDFHAIGAANNLLAAMLDNHIYQGNELNIDPKRVLWRRVVDMNDRQLRNIIDGMGKPVDGVMRPDGFDITVASEVMAVFCLAKDISDLKERLGNILVAYAKDGSPVYAKDLKANGAMAALLKDAIKPNLVQTIEGTPAFVHGGPFANIAHGCNSVTATRLAKHLADYAVTEAGFGADLGAEKFCDIKCRLADLKPDAAVVVATVRALKYNGGVERANLGEENLDALAKGLPNLLKHISNLKNVFGLPVVVAINRFVSDSDAELAMIEKACAEHGVEVSLTEVWGKGGAGGADLAHKVVNAIENQPNNFGFAYDVELSIKDKIRAIAQKVYGAEDVDFSAEASAEIASLEKLGLDKMPVCMAKTQYSLSDNAKLLGCPEGFRITVRGITVSSGAGFIVALCGNMMKMPGLPKVPAAEKIDVDAEGVIHGLF; encoded by the coding sequence ATGAGCTTCAAAACCGATGCTGAAATTGCCCAGTCTTCCACCATGCGCCCGATTGGTGAAATTGCCGCCAAGCTGGGTTTGAACGTTGACAACATCGAGCCCTATGGTCACTACAAAGCTAAAATCAACCCTGCCGAAGCGTTCAAACTGCCGCAAAAACAAGGCCGTCTGATTTTGGTTACCGCCATCAACCCGACTCCGGCGGGCGAAGGTAAAACCACTGTAACCATCGGTTTGGCGGACGCGTTGCGCCATATCGGCAAAGACTCGGTTATCGCCCTGCGCGAGCCTTCTTTGGGTCCGGTGTTTGGTGTTAAAGGCGGTGCGGCAGGCGGCGGCTATGCTCAAGTTTTGCCGATGGAAGACATCAACCTGCACTTTACTGGAGACTTCCATGCCATCGGCGCGGCGAATAACTTGCTCGCCGCCATGCTCGACAACCACATCTACCAAGGCAACGAGTTGAACATCGATCCGAAACGCGTGCTGTGGCGTCGCGTGGTCGATATGAACGACCGTCAGTTGCGCAACATCATCGACGGCATGGGCAAACCTGTTGACGGCGTGATGCGTCCCGACGGTTTTGACATTACCGTTGCGTCCGAAGTGATGGCGGTATTCTGTCTTGCTAAAGACATCAGCGATTTAAAAGAGCGTTTGGGCAACATCCTCGTCGCCTACGCCAAAGACGGCAGCCCCGTTTACGCCAAAGATTTGAAAGCGAATGGCGCGATGGCGGCATTGCTCAAAGATGCGATTAAGCCTAACTTGGTGCAAACCATCGAAGGTACGCCGGCCTTTGTACACGGCGGCCCGTTCGCCAACATCGCCCACGGCTGCAACTCCGTTACCGCCACCCGACTGGCGAAACACCTTGCCGATTACGCCGTAACCGAAGCAGGCTTCGGCGCGGATTTGGGTGCGGAAAAATTCTGCGACATCAAATGCCGTCTGGCAGATTTGAAACCTGATGCGGCTGTCGTTGTCGCCACTGTCCGCGCGTTGAAATACAACGGCGGCGTAGAACGTGCCAACCTCGGCGAAGAAAACCTCGACGCTTTGGCAAAAGGTCTGCCTAATCTCTTGAAACACATTTCCAATCTGAAAAACGTATTCGGCCTGCCTGTGGTGGTTGCCATCAACCGCTTCGTATCCGACTCTGATGCCGAGTTGGCTATGATTGAAAAAGCTTGCGCGGAACACGGCGTTGAAGTTTCTTTGACTGAAGTATGGGGCAAAGGCGGCGCAGGTGGTGCAGACTTGGCGCACAAAGTTGTCAACGCCATCGAAAATCAACCGAATAACTTTGGCTTTGCCTACGATGTTGAGTTGAGCATTAAAGACAAAATCCGTGCGATTGCTCAAAAAGTGTACGGCGCGGAAGATGTTGATTTCAGCGCGGAAGCGTCTGCCGAAATCGCTTCACTGGAAAAACTGGGCTTGGACAAAATGCCGGTCTGCATGGCGAAAACCCAATATTCTTTGAGCGACAACGCCAAACTTTTGGGCTGCCCCGAAGGCTTCCGCATTACCGTACGCGGCATTACCGTTTCTTCCGGTGCAGGCTTCATCGTTGCATTGTGCGGCAATATGATGAAAATGCCGGGTCTGCCGAAAGTTCCGGCTGCCGAGAAAATCGATGTGGACGCAGAAGGAGTGATTCACGGCTTGTTCTGA
- a CDS encoding electron transfer flavoprotein-ubiquinone oxidoreductase yields the protein MTETIERDSMQYDVVIVGAGPSGLSAAIKLKQLAEKNGREISVCVVEKGSEAGAHSLAGAIIDPISLNELIPDWKEKGAPLTRTVTKDRVVFLTEKKAFNLPITPNFDNHANYIASLGEVVRWLAEQAENLGVEIYPGFAAAEVLYHEDGSVKGIATGNMGVGKDGEPTDSFQPGMELWAQQTIFAEGCRGSLSKQVIEQFKLDQNSEPQTYGLGIKEIWEVPSEKHQPGLVMHSAGWPLDSKTYGGSFIYHFDDNKVAVGFVVGLDYQNPYLSPFEEFQRFKTHPEIRKTFEGGRRIAYGARSLIEGGLQSLPKLSFKGGVLVGDAAGFLNMPRIKGIHTAMKSAMLAAEAVFPLLENLEEVESFDSGKEAVDYQQRFEQSWLYQELYAARNVRPSFKWGVYLGSIYTGIDQMIFRGKAPWTLKHHGKDNEQLKKAAECKPIDYPKPDGVLTFDRLSSVFLANLAHEENQPDHLVLKNPQVMIDVNYKEYASPETRYCPAGVYEIVEENGSPRLQINAANCVHCKTCDIKDPTQNITWICPEGASGPNYGGM from the coding sequence ATGACAGAAACCATCGAACGCGACAGTATGCAATATGATGTCGTGATTGTCGGCGCAGGCCCGTCGGGTTTGTCCGCCGCCATCAAACTCAAGCAGCTTGCCGAAAAGAATGGACGCGAAATCAGCGTTTGTGTGGTGGAGAAAGGTTCGGAGGCCGGTGCGCACTCGCTTGCCGGTGCCATCATCGATCCGATTTCTTTGAATGAGCTGATTCCTGATTGGAAAGAAAAAGGCGCGCCGCTGACACGCACAGTGACGAAGGACAGGGTTGTATTCCTGACCGAGAAAAAAGCGTTCAACCTGCCGATTACCCCTAATTTTGACAACCATGCGAACTACATCGCCAGCTTGGGCGAAGTTGTCCGCTGGTTGGCAGAGCAGGCGGAAAATTTAGGCGTGGAAATCTATCCGGGTTTTGCCGCCGCCGAAGTGCTTTATCACGAAGACGGTTCGGTCAAAGGCATTGCAACCGGCAATATGGGCGTAGGTAAAGACGGCGAACCGACCGATTCATTCCAGCCCGGCATGGAGCTTTGGGCGCAGCAAACCATATTTGCCGAAGGCTGTCGCGGCTCGCTTTCCAAGCAAGTCATTGAACAATTTAAGCTCGACCAAAACAGCGAGCCGCAAACTTACGGCTTGGGCATTAAAGAAATTTGGGAAGTGCCGTCTGAAAAACATCAGCCCGGTTTGGTCATGCACAGTGCAGGCTGGCCGCTAGACAGCAAAACCTACGGCGGCTCGTTTATTTATCATTTTGACGACAACAAAGTCGCTGTCGGCTTTGTGGTTGGTTTGGATTATCAAAACCCTTATCTGTCGCCGTTTGAAGAGTTCCAACGTTTCAAAACCCATCCTGAAATCCGCAAAACCTTTGAAGGCGGCCGCCGTATCGCGTATGGCGCGCGTTCGCTGATTGAAGGTGGTTTGCAAAGCCTGCCGAAACTCTCGTTCAAAGGCGGCGTTTTGGTCGGCGATGCGGCGGGTTTCCTCAATATGCCGCGTATCAAAGGTATTCATACTGCGATGAAATCCGCTATGCTCGCCGCAGAAGCCGTGTTCCCCTTGTTGGAAAACCTTGAAGAAGTGGAAAGCTTCGACAGCGGCAAAGAGGCAGTGGATTATCAGCAACGTTTTGAACAAAGCTGGCTGTATCAAGAGCTTTACGCCGCGCGCAATGTCCGTCCGTCATTCAAATGGGGCGTTTACCTCGGCTCAATCTATACCGGTATCGACCAGATGATTTTCAGAGGCAAAGCCCCGTGGACTTTGAAACATCACGGCAAAGACAACGAGCAGCTCAAAAAAGCAGCCGAATGCAAACCGATTGATTATCCGAAGCCCGACGGCGTGTTGACCTTCGACCGCTTGAGCAGCGTGTTCCTTGCCAACCTTGCGCACGAAGAAAACCAGCCCGACCATTTGGTGCTGAAAAATCCGCAGGTCATGATAGACGTAAACTACAAAGAATACGCCTCGCCCGAAACCCGCTATTGTCCGGCTGGTGTATATGAAATCGTCGAAGAAAACGGCAGCCCGCGCCTGCAAATCAATGCCGCCAACTGCGTACACTGCAAAACGTGCGACATCAAAGACCCGACGCAAAACATCACTTGGATTTGTCCCGAAGGCGCAAGCGGGCCGAATTACGGCGGAATGTAA